The Micromonospora sp. WMMD961 genome has a segment encoding these proteins:
- a CDS encoding DEAD/DEAH box helicase, with product MAARTPVLETFPALRAWQRKALVEYLRRRTEDFTAVATPGAGKTTFALRIAAELLADGTVEAVTVVAPTEHLKNQWAEAAARVGIQLDAAFRNADVHSAADFHGAVVTYAQVGMAPQVHRRRTMTRRTLVILDEIHHAGDSRSWGDGVKNAFEPAVRRLMLTGTPFRSDDNPIPFVSYERGGDGLLRSRADSVYGYSDALRDGVVRPVLFLAYSGETRWRTNAGDELAARLGEPMTQDLVAQAWRTALDPAGDWMPQVLRAADARLTVLRSAGMPDAGGLIIATDQQTARSYAKLIEQVTGEKAAVVLSDDQGASARIATFAASDQRWLVAVRMVSEGVDIPRLAVGVYATSASTPLYFAQAIGRFVRARRPGETASVFLPSVPHLLGLASEMETERDHVLGKPKESDGFDDDLLERAQRDDQASGELEKRFAALSATAELDQVIFDGASFGTAAQAGTPEEEEYLGLPGLLTADQVSLLLTKRQAAQLAAQRRRTADGPAQPAAAPTAAPPAPMSAAQRRVALRRQLNALVAARHHRTGQPHGKIHAELRRLCGGPPSAQATIEQLEERIATVQTL from the coding sequence GTGGCAGCCCGGACGCCGGTGCTCGAGACGTTCCCGGCACTACGCGCCTGGCAGCGTAAGGCCCTGGTCGAATACCTGCGTCGGCGTACCGAGGACTTCACCGCGGTCGCCACCCCCGGCGCCGGTAAGACCACTTTCGCCCTGCGGATCGCGGCCGAACTGCTCGCCGACGGCACCGTCGAGGCGGTCACCGTGGTCGCACCGACCGAACACCTGAAGAACCAGTGGGCCGAAGCCGCGGCCCGGGTGGGCATCCAGCTCGACGCGGCGTTCCGCAACGCCGACGTGCACTCCGCGGCCGACTTCCACGGCGCGGTGGTCACCTACGCGCAGGTGGGCATGGCCCCGCAGGTGCACCGGCGGCGCACCATGACCCGCCGCACCCTGGTCATCCTCGACGAGATCCACCACGCGGGCGACTCCCGATCCTGGGGCGACGGGGTGAAGAACGCCTTCGAGCCCGCCGTACGCCGGCTGATGCTCACCGGGACGCCGTTCCGCTCCGACGACAACCCGATCCCGTTCGTCAGCTACGAGCGGGGCGGAGACGGGCTGCTGCGCTCCCGCGCCGACTCCGTCTACGGCTACTCCGACGCCCTGCGCGACGGCGTGGTCCGGCCGGTGCTGTTCCTGGCGTACTCCGGGGAGACCCGCTGGCGCACCAACGCGGGGGACGAGTTGGCCGCCCGGCTGGGCGAGCCGATGACGCAGGACCTGGTGGCGCAGGCGTGGCGTACCGCCCTGGACCCGGCCGGCGACTGGATGCCACAGGTGCTGCGGGCCGCCGACGCCCGACTGACCGTGCTGCGCAGCGCGGGCATGCCCGACGCCGGCGGTCTGATCATCGCCACCGACCAGCAGACCGCCCGCTCGTACGCCAAGCTGATCGAGCAGGTGACCGGCGAGAAGGCCGCCGTGGTGCTCTCCGACGACCAGGGCGCTTCCGCCCGGATCGCGACGTTCGCGGCGTCCGACCAGCGGTGGCTGGTCGCGGTGCGGATGGTGTCCGAGGGGGTCGACATCCCGCGGCTGGCCGTCGGGGTCTACGCCACCAGTGCCAGCACCCCGCTCTACTTCGCCCAGGCGATCGGCCGGTTCGTCCGGGCACGCCGGCCCGGGGAGACCGCGTCGGTGTTCCTGCCCAGCGTGCCGCACCTGCTCGGGCTGGCCAGCGAGATGGAGACCGAGCGGGACCACGTCCTGGGCAAACCCAAGGAATCCGACGGCTTCGACGACGACCTGTTGGAACGGGCGCAACGCGACGACCAGGCCAGCGGGGAGCTGGAGAAGCGTTTCGCCGCGCTCTCGGCCACCGCCGAGCTGGATCAGGTGATCTTCGATGGCGCGTCGTTCGGCACCGCGGCTCAGGCCGGCACTCCCGAGGAAGAGGAATACCTCGGCCTGCCCGGTCTGCTCACCGCCGACCAGGTCTCCCTGCTGCTGACCAAGCGGCAGGCCGCGCAACTCGCCGCCCAGCGTCGTCGTACCGCCGACGGGCCCGCTCAGCCGGCCGCTGCGCCCACAGCGGCGCCACCGGCACCCATGAGCGCCGCCCAGCGCCGTGTGGCGCTCCGGCGTCAACTGAACGCTCTGGTGGCGGCCCGACACCACCGCACCGGCCAACCCCACGGCAAGATCCATGCCGAGTTGCGTCGTCTGTGCGGCGGCCCGCCCAGCGCCCAGGCCACCATCGAGCAGCTCGAGGAACGCATCGCCACCGTCCAGACCCTCTAG
- a CDS encoding RNA polymerase sigma factor, translated as MTEPRQTGADVRSLTDTLIAHAQSAGGQLTSAQLARTVESAEVTPAQAKKILRALSEAGVTVVVDGSASTRRRVAAARSTTPASRATTAKTTKKAAAPAPKQAPASDDTPSTPAPRKVAARKATGASADGAAAPAKATKATRATKATVAAAGAKAGTKAKGEGAEGEIDPEELAAAIEDVVVEEPAELTQAAETDAAASATDNDFEWDDEESEALKQARRDAELTASADSVRAYLKQIGKVPLLNAEQEVELAKRIEAGLYAAERLRAADEGEEKLVREMVRDLGWISRDGERAKNHLLEANLRLVVSLAKRYTGRGMAFLDLIQEGNLGLIRAVEKFDYTKGYKFSTYATWWIRQAITRAMADQARTIRIPVHMVEVINKLGRIQRELLQDLGREPTPEELAKEMDITPEKVLEIQQYAREPISLDQTIGDEGDSQLGDFIEDSEAVVAVDAVSFSLLQDQLQQVLQTLSEREAGVVRLRFGLTDGQPRTLDEIGQVYGVTRERIRQIESKTMSKLRHPSRSQVLRDYLD; from the coding sequence GTGACAGAACCCCGCCAGACCGGCGCCGACGTTCGCTCGCTCACCGACACCCTGATCGCCCACGCGCAGAGCGCCGGCGGTCAGCTCACGTCGGCCCAGCTCGCGCGCACCGTCGAGTCCGCCGAGGTGACTCCGGCCCAGGCCAAGAAGATTCTGCGGGCGCTCTCCGAGGCGGGAGTGACCGTAGTGGTGGACGGCTCGGCGAGCACCCGCCGCCGTGTCGCCGCGGCCCGCTCGACCACGCCGGCGTCCCGGGCCACCACCGCCAAGACCACCAAGAAGGCCGCCGCGCCCGCCCCGAAGCAGGCGCCCGCCTCCGACGACACGCCGTCCACGCCGGCCCCACGCAAGGTGGCCGCCCGCAAGGCCACCGGCGCCTCCGCCGACGGCGCTGCCGCGCCGGCGAAGGCCACCAAGGCGACCCGGGCCACCAAGGCGACGGTCGCCGCCGCTGGCGCCAAGGCCGGCACCAAGGCCAAGGGTGAGGGCGCCGAGGGCGAGATCGACCCGGAGGAGCTGGCCGCCGCCATCGAGGACGTGGTGGTCGAGGAGCCGGCCGAGCTGACCCAGGCCGCCGAGACCGACGCGGCCGCCTCGGCGACCGACAACGACTTCGAGTGGGACGACGAGGAGTCCGAGGCCCTCAAGCAGGCCCGGCGAGACGCCGAGCTGACCGCCTCCGCCGACTCGGTTCGTGCGTACCTGAAGCAGATCGGCAAGGTTCCGCTGCTCAACGCCGAGCAGGAGGTGGAGCTGGCCAAGCGGATCGAGGCCGGGCTCTACGCCGCCGAGCGGCTGCGGGCCGCCGACGAGGGCGAGGAGAAGCTCGTCCGGGAGATGGTCCGTGACCTGGGCTGGATCTCCCGCGACGGCGAGCGGGCCAAGAACCACCTCCTGGAGGCGAACCTCCGACTGGTGGTGTCCCTGGCGAAGAGGTACACGGGCCGCGGCATGGCCTTCCTCGACCTGATCCAGGAGGGCAACCTCGGCCTGATCCGCGCGGTGGAGAAGTTCGACTACACCAAGGGCTACAAGTTCTCCACGTACGCCACCTGGTGGATCCGGCAGGCGATCACCCGCGCGATGGCCGACCAGGCCCGCACCATCCGCATCCCGGTGCACATGGTCGAGGTCATCAACAAGCTTGGCCGCATACAGCGCGAGCTGCTCCAGGACCTGGGCCGCGAGCCCACTCCGGAGGAACTGGCCAAGGAGATGGACATCACACCGGAGAAGGTGCTGGAGATCCAGCAGTACGCCCGGGAGCCCATCTCCCTGGACCAGACCATCGGTGACGAGGGCGACAGCCAGCTCGGTGACTTCATCGAGGACTCCGAGGCCGTGGTCGCGGTGGACGCGGTCTCGTTCTCGCTCCTGCAGGACCAGCTCCAGCAGGTGCTGCAGACGCTCTCCGAGCGTGAGGCGGGTGTGGTACGCCTGCGCTTCGGCCTGACCGACGGCCAGCCACGGACGCTGGACGAGATCGGCCAGGTCTACGGGGTGACCCGGGAGCGGATCCGGCAGATCGAGTCCAAGACGATGTCCAAGCTGCGCCACCCGTCCCGCTCGCAGGTCCTCCGGGATTACCTGGACTGA
- a CDS encoding inositol monophosphatase family protein, translated as MDRSAPSPRELLAVALGVARDAAATAYRMRVEGVSVAATKSTVTDVVTAADRAVERQVLDALKELRPDDAVLGEEYGTRDTGPVAPGGVRWIVDPIDGTVNYLYGLPYSAVSLAAEVDGVVVAGVVRNVNTGEEWTATVGGGAWRDGVRLRCSGEVDLGQALVGTGFGYDAGRRAHQAQVVAGLIAHVRDIRRLGAAALDLCLVAEGRLDAYFEKGLAPWDLAAGGLVAAEAGVRVAGLAGGPPGPDLVVAAPAALFGSLHDRLAELDAAGGP; from the coding sequence ATGGACCGGTCGGCGCCGTCACCTCGGGAACTTCTGGCGGTCGCGCTCGGCGTCGCCCGGGATGCGGCGGCCACCGCGTACCGGATGCGGGTCGAGGGTGTTTCCGTCGCGGCGACCAAGAGCACCGTCACCGACGTGGTCACCGCGGCGGACCGGGCGGTCGAGCGGCAGGTGCTGGACGCGTTGAAGGAGCTGCGACCGGACGACGCGGTGCTCGGCGAGGAATACGGTACGCGCGACACCGGGCCGGTCGCCCCGGGCGGCGTGCGCTGGATCGTCGACCCGATCGACGGGACCGTCAACTACCTCTACGGGCTGCCGTACAGCGCGGTGTCGCTGGCTGCCGAGGTGGACGGCGTGGTGGTCGCCGGCGTGGTGCGCAACGTGAACACCGGCGAGGAGTGGACTGCCACCGTCGGGGGCGGGGCCTGGCGCGACGGCGTCCGGTTGCGCTGCTCCGGCGAGGTCGACCTGGGGCAGGCGCTGGTCGGCACCGGCTTCGGGTACGACGCTGGTCGTCGCGCCCACCAGGCCCAGGTGGTCGCCGGGCTGATCGCGCACGTACGGGACATCCGCCGGCTGGGCGCCGCCGCGTTGGACCTGTGTCTGGTCGCGGAGGGCCGGCTCGACGCGTACTTCGAGAAGGGTCTTGCGCCCTGGGACCTGGCGGCGGGCGGGCTGGTGGCCGCGGAGGCGGGGGTCCGGGTCGCCGGCCTGGCCGGTGGGCCGCCGGGGCCGGACCTGGTGGTCGCGGCCCCGGCGGCACTGTTCGGGTCGCTGCACGACCGGTTGGCCGAGCTGGATGCCGCCGGCGGCCCCTGA
- a CDS encoding LytR C-terminal domain-containing protein → MRALVVVGLLGVLALAFVVTAIIRDTQGKAGTAEGCPEGWPLADVTLHEPKDVKINVFNATDEPGRAGSVADDFRNRKFQVKKIGNEPKGIDDVAVLRYGPKGVGSAHLLQAYFLNNAEPGYDPARTDDVVDVVLGNGFQQLATTTEVNQSLGDIGAPRAPKGSCPSPVAK, encoded by the coding sequence GTGCGAGCACTCGTCGTCGTCGGCCTGCTGGGGGTGCTGGCCCTGGCATTCGTGGTGACCGCGATCATCCGGGACACCCAGGGGAAGGCAGGCACGGCCGAGGGCTGCCCGGAGGGCTGGCCGCTGGCCGACGTGACTCTGCACGAGCCCAAGGACGTCAAGATCAACGTGTTCAACGCGACCGACGAGCCCGGCCGGGCCGGCAGCGTCGCGGACGACTTCCGCAACCGCAAGTTCCAGGTCAAGAAGATCGGCAACGAGCCCAAGGGGATCGACGACGTGGCGGTGCTGCGGTACGGCCCGAAGGGGGTCGGCTCCGCGCACCTGCTCCAGGCGTACTTCCTGAACAACGCCGAGCCGGGCTACGACCCGGCGCGCACCGACGACGTCGTGGACGTGGTGTTGGGCAACGGCTTCCAGCAGCTCGCCACCACGACCGAGGTCAACCAGTCCCTGGGCGACATCGGCGCGCCCCGCGCCCCCAAGGGCTCCTGCCCCTCCCCGGTCGCCAAGTGA
- a CDS encoding DUF4193 domain-containing protein, with the protein MATDYDAPRRDEVDLGEDSLEELKARRVDSQSGAVDVDEAEVAESFELPGADLADEELTVKVLPMQQDEFRCARCFLVHHRSQLAVERNGELICRECV; encoded by the coding sequence ATGGCCACCGACTACGACGCCCCGCGTCGCGACGAGGTCGACCTCGGCGAGGACAGCCTGGAAGAGCTCAAGGCACGGCGCGTCGACTCACAGTCGGGCGCGGTGGACGTCGACGAGGCCGAGGTGGCCGAGAGCTTCGAGCTGCCCGGTGCCGATCTGGCCGACGAGGAGCTCACGGTCAAGGTGCTTCCGATGCAGCAGGACGAGTTCCGGTGCGCCCGCTGCTTCCTGGTCCACCACCGTAGCCAGCTGGCAGTCGAGCGTAACGGCGAGTTGATCTGCCGCGAGTGCGTCTGA
- a CDS encoding DUF3093 domain-containing protein yields the protein MSPSPSADQPPVDARPAYTERLDLPWWLWLAGLVAAALLAVEIWMGAAGVRAWLPFAVLLPLTVVGLWWLGRIRVGVVGSELRVDDARLPVRFVADVVPLDVAGRREVLGVGADPLAFVVQRPWIGGAVQVVLDDPADPTPFWVVSTRHPVELAEAVLAARDALTLSAPTAGGPG from the coding sequence ATGTCGCCCTCTCCGTCCGCCGATCAGCCGCCGGTCGACGCCCGCCCGGCGTACACCGAACGGCTGGACCTGCCCTGGTGGCTGTGGCTGGCCGGGCTGGTTGCCGCCGCGTTGTTGGCCGTCGAGATCTGGATGGGCGCCGCCGGCGTCCGCGCCTGGCTGCCGTTCGCCGTTCTGCTGCCACTCACCGTGGTCGGGTTGTGGTGGCTGGGCCGGATCCGGGTCGGGGTCGTCGGCTCCGAGCTGCGGGTGGACGACGCACGCCTGCCGGTCCGCTTCGTGGCCGACGTGGTGCCGTTGGACGTGGCCGGCCGTCGCGAGGTGCTCGGGGTCGGTGCGGACCCGCTCGCGTTCGTGGTGCAGCGCCCGTGGATCGGCGGCGCGGTGCAGGTGGTGCTCGACGACCCGGCCGACCCGACCCCGTTCTGGGTGGTGAGCACGCGGCACCCGGTCGAGCTGGCCGAGGCGGTGCTGGCCGCACGGGACGCCCTGACGCTCTCCGCTCCGACGGCGGGCGGGCCGGGCTGA
- the dut gene encoding dUTP diphosphatase produces the protein MTDVVPVPVQLLDSELPLPTYAHPGDAGADLVAARDVELPPGGRALVPTGVAIALPEGYVGLVHPRSGLAARLGVTVLNAPGTVDAGYRGEILVNLINHDRDVPAKISRGDRIAQLVVQQVARARFEPVAELPASRRGTGGHGSTGGHAGLVPSPTGQDRVERRPDEPGRRQTEDMAG, from the coding sequence GTGACCGACGTCGTACCCGTGCCTGTGCAGCTGCTCGACTCCGAGCTGCCGCTGCCCACGTACGCCCATCCCGGCGACGCCGGGGCCGACCTGGTGGCGGCCAGGGACGTGGAGCTGCCACCCGGCGGCCGCGCCCTGGTGCCGACCGGCGTGGCCATCGCGTTGCCGGAGGGGTACGTGGGCCTGGTCCACCCCCGTTCCGGTCTGGCGGCGAGGCTCGGCGTGACGGTGCTCAACGCGCCCGGTACGGTCGACGCCGGCTACCGGGGTGAGATCCTGGTCAACCTGATCAACCATGATCGGGATGTGCCGGCGAAGATCTCCCGCGGCGACCGGATCGCACAGCTCGTGGTGCAACAGGTAGCACGGGCGCGGTTCGAGCCGGTGGCCGAGCTGCCCGCGTCCCGGCGCGGGACCGGCGGACACGGTTCCACCGGCGGGCACGCCGGGCTGGTGCCGTCGCCGACGGGCCAGGACCGGGTCGAGCGGCGGCCGGACGAGCCGGGCCGCAGGCAGACGGAAGACATGGCAGGGTGA
- a CDS encoding DUF3710 domain-containing protein — protein sequence MIFSRKRADAERQTRDERATQVPDQGDAAPSLVRGPYDISESYDDVQRLDLGSLHIPAIADVEVRVQADPQGVIQQVVLVHGDNALQLGVFAAPRSEGIWDEVREEIRQSLLRDGASAQEVDGEYGPELHAQVRTPDGPTNLRFVGIDGPRWMVRGVFQGPVATDPAVAGPLVECLDGLVVDRGQEAKPVREPLPLRLPREVADQAAAEAGDVAAEPRQV from the coding sequence GTGATCTTCTCCCGAAAGCGGGCCGATGCCGAGCGGCAGACCCGTGACGAGCGGGCCACCCAGGTCCCGGACCAGGGCGACGCGGCGCCGTCGTTGGTGCGTGGCCCGTACGACATCTCCGAGAGCTACGACGACGTGCAGCGGCTCGACCTGGGCAGCCTGCACATCCCGGCGATCGCCGACGTCGAGGTGCGGGTGCAGGCCGACCCGCAGGGCGTGATCCAGCAGGTCGTGCTGGTGCATGGCGACAACGCGCTCCAGCTGGGCGTCTTCGCCGCTCCCCGGTCCGAGGGGATCTGGGACGAGGTGCGCGAGGAGATCCGCCAGTCGCTGCTGCGCGACGGTGCGAGCGCGCAGGAGGTCGACGGCGAGTACGGCCCGGAGCTGCACGCTCAGGTGCGTACCCCGGACGGTCCGACGAACCTGCGGTTCGTCGGCATCGACGGGCCGCGCTGGATGGTCCGCGGCGTGTTCCAGGGCCCGGTGGCCACCGACCCGGCTGTGGCCGGACCGCTCGTGGAGTGCCTGGACGGCCTGGTGGTCGACCGTGGCCAGGAGGCGAAGCCGGTCCGCGAGCCGCTGCCGCTGCGGCTGCCCCGGGAGGTCGCCGACCAGGCTGCCGCCGAGGCGGGCGACGTGGCCGCCGAGCCGCGCCAGGTCTGA
- a CDS encoding OB-fold nucleic acid binding domain-containing protein produces MMTDEGGVSLRRLLQRFTASEAEIDAQELRRESAECGGIPAQMCSRGQLVSVAGRLRTVVYTPRTNLPTLEADLYDGSDVVTLVWLGRRHIVGIEPGRHLTARGRVAVRDDRKVIYNPYYELDSPK; encoded by the coding sequence ATGATGACCGACGAGGGCGGGGTTTCGCTGCGGCGGCTCCTGCAACGGTTCACCGCCAGCGAGGCCGAGATCGACGCGCAGGAGCTGCGTCGGGAGAGCGCCGAGTGCGGCGGGATCCCGGCCCAGATGTGCTCCCGGGGTCAGTTGGTGTCGGTCGCCGGTCGGCTGCGCACGGTGGTCTACACGCCGCGCACCAACCTGCCCACCCTGGAAGCCGACCTGTACGACGGCAGCGACGTGGTCACCCTGGTCTGGTTGGGTCGACGGCACATCGTCGGGATCGAGCCGGGCCGGCACCTGACCGCTCGGGGTCGGGTTGCCGTGCGGGACGACCGCAAGGTCATCTACAACCCCTACTACGAGCTGGACTCGCCCAAGTGA
- a CDS encoding DUF3159 domain-containing protein, producing MTTGQDRAAQPETDPQGEEPLPTIAEQMADQLGGWRGLVESSIPVVVFVVANIIGELRPAVIASIAVAVLIAGLRLAQRRPIRHAVNGLFGVGIGAAIAWRTGDERDFYLPGILYGIGYGVALLISAAIRQPLVGWIWSVLVAKGRSEWRADPKLVRTFTQLTVLWGVVWLAKVGVQAGLYLAHQDTALGVARLVLGYPPYALLLLITVWTVRRVTREAPPTPVPGT from the coding sequence ATGACGACGGGACAGGACCGGGCGGCACAGCCGGAGACCGACCCCCAGGGCGAGGAGCCGCTGCCGACGATCGCCGAGCAGATGGCCGACCAGCTCGGCGGGTGGCGCGGGTTGGTCGAGTCCAGCATCCCGGTCGTGGTGTTCGTCGTCGCCAACATCATCGGCGAGCTGCGACCGGCGGTGATCGCGTCGATCGCGGTCGCCGTGCTGATCGCGGGGTTGCGGCTGGCCCAGCGTCGGCCGATCCGGCACGCCGTCAACGGGCTCTTCGGCGTCGGCATCGGCGCGGCCATCGCGTGGCGTACCGGCGACGAGCGTGACTTCTACCTCCCCGGCATCCTCTACGGCATCGGGTACGGCGTCGCCCTGCTGATCTCGGCGGCGATCCGGCAGCCGCTGGTCGGCTGGATCTGGTCGGTGCTGGTCGCGAAGGGCCGCTCGGAGTGGCGGGCCGACCCGAAGCTGGTGCGCACCTTCACCCAGCTCACTGTGCTCTGGGGTGTGGTCTGGCTGGCCAAGGTGGGCGTGCAGGCCGGGCTGTACCTCGCCCACCAGGACACCGCGCTGGGGGTGGCCCGGCTGGTGCTGGGCTACCCGCCGTACGCGCTGCTGCTGCTGATCACGGTCTGGACGGTGCGCCGGGTCACCCGGGAGGCTCCGCCGACCCCGGTGCCCGGCACCTGA
- a CDS encoding TrkA family potassium uptake protein — MRVAIAGAGNVGRSIAQELIDNGHQVMLIERQPKMLRPDRVPAAEWVLADACEVASLEEANIAGCDVVVAATGDDKTNLVLSLLAKTEFAVPRVVARVNRAENEWLFTEQWGVDVAVSKPRVMAALVEEAVTVGDLVRLMTFRQGEANLVEITLPPTAPYVGQPIHAVPLPRDAALVAILRGKRVLVPSPDDPIEAGDELIFVCTAEVEDQVRVVVLGPDSVERTRSSH; from the coding sequence ATGCGGGTCGCCATCGCGGGCGCGGGCAACGTGGGCCGCTCGATCGCCCAGGAGTTGATCGACAACGGCCACCAGGTGATGCTCATCGAACGCCAACCCAAGATGCTGCGCCCGGACCGGGTGCCGGCCGCCGAGTGGGTGCTCGCCGACGCGTGCGAGGTGGCGAGCCTGGAGGAGGCCAACATCGCCGGCTGCGACGTGGTCGTCGCGGCGACCGGCGACGACAAGACCAACCTGGTGCTGTCGCTGCTGGCCAAGACCGAGTTCGCGGTGCCCCGCGTGGTGGCCCGGGTCAACCGGGCCGAGAACGAGTGGCTGTTCACCGAGCAGTGGGGCGTCGACGTCGCGGTGAGCAAGCCGCGGGTGATGGCCGCGCTGGTCGAGGAGGCGGTCACCGTCGGCGACCTGGTCCGGCTGATGACCTTCCGCCAGGGTGAGGCGAACCTGGTCGAGATCACCCTGCCGCCGACCGCGCCGTACGTCGGTCAGCCCATCCACGCCGTACCACTGCCCCGCGACGCCGCGTTGGTGGCCATCCTGCGCGGTAAGCGGGTCCTGGTGCCCAGCCCGGACGACCCCATCGAGGCCGGCGACGAGCTGATCTTCGTCTGCACCGCCGAGGTGGAGGACCAGGTCCGCGTGGTGGTCCTCGGGCCGGACAGCGTCGAACGGACCCGCAGCTCACACTGA
- a CDS encoding TrkA family potassium uptake protein, giving the protein MHVVIMGCGRVGSTLAHSLESRGHSVAVIDQDADAFRRLGPDFAGITVTGAGFDGEVLRQAGIERADAFAAVSSGDNSNIISARLARETFGVSRVAARIYDQRRAQVYERLGIPTVATVRWTADRMLRHLVPEGNVEIFRDPTSTVSIVEVPVHKDWIGRSVRNLEDSAGARVAYLIRFGIGTLPTGSTVVQEGDQVFMLVSDDIVATVTSVAAAPPEGGQ; this is encoded by the coding sequence GTGCACGTCGTGATCATGGGGTGTGGCCGGGTCGGGTCGACCCTCGCGCACAGCCTGGAGTCCCGAGGGCACTCGGTGGCGGTGATCGACCAGGACGCCGACGCCTTCCGCCGGCTCGGCCCCGACTTCGCCGGGATCACGGTGACCGGCGCGGGCTTCGACGGCGAGGTGCTCCGGCAGGCCGGCATCGAGCGCGCGGACGCCTTCGCCGCGGTCTCCAGCGGCGACAACTCCAACATCATCTCGGCCCGGTTGGCGCGCGAGACGTTCGGCGTGTCCCGGGTCGCCGCCCGCATCTACGACCAGCGCCGCGCGCAGGTCTACGAGCGACTGGGCATCCCCACCGTGGCGACCGTGCGCTGGACGGCCGACCGGATGCTGCGGCACCTGGTGCCGGAGGGCAACGTGGAGATCTTCCGCGACCCCACGAGCACGGTGTCGATCGTCGAGGTGCCGGTGCACAAGGACTGGATCGGCCGATCGGTGCGCAACCTGGAGGACTCGGCCGGCGCACGGGTGGCCTACCTGATCCGCTTCGGCATCGGCACGCTGCCCACCGGCTCCACCGTCGTGCAGGAGGGTGACCAGGTGTTCATGCTGGTCAGCGATGACATCGTGGCGACGGTCACGTCGGTGGCGGCGGCGCCGCCGGAAGGGGGGCAGTGA